From Bradyrhizobium symbiodeficiens, the proteins below share one genomic window:
- the fliQ gene encoding flagellar biosynthesis protein FliQ, with product MNERDALDIVQAAIWTIIVASGPAVGAAMLVGTVIALIQALTQIQEVTLTFVPKIIVILVVVAISGSFIGAHLSTFTEMVYSHIERGF from the coding sequence ATGAACGAACGGGACGCTCTCGACATCGTCCAGGCGGCGATCTGGACCATCATCGTCGCCTCCGGGCCCGCGGTCGGTGCCGCGATGCTGGTCGGCACCGTCATCGCTTTGATCCAGGCCCTGACCCAGATCCAGGAGGTGACGCTGACCTTCGTTCCGAAGATCATCGTCATTCTCGTCGTGGTCGCCATCTCCGGCTCCTTCATCGGCGCGCATCTTTCCACCTTCACCGAGATGGTCTATTCGCATATCGAGCGCGGCTTCTGA
- a CDS encoding response regulator transcription factor produces MYIIVDDRESVANSYVGGLVREGVSSIGFSSGEFWDWLQSASESDLAAVDAFLLGDCDARGSLPRAMRKRSSAPIIAMSGQKMLKNTLELFESGVDDVVHVPIHLREILARTAAIARRRVGELPRPCESRIQVFFNGRDPEIAGHALTLPRRELRILEYMVSNHGKWITKTQIFNAVYGIFESTFDESVIESHVSKLRKKLRDRLGFDAIVARRYVGYRLDIPAGETLDVPMQELDEVGIILNRAHAVPAAYPAGN; encoded by the coding sequence ATGTATATAATCGTTGATGATCGCGAGAGCGTCGCGAACAGCTATGTCGGAGGGCTCGTTCGCGAAGGCGTATCGTCGATCGGCTTCTCCTCCGGGGAATTCTGGGACTGGCTGCAATCCGCGAGTGAATCGGATCTGGCAGCGGTGGACGCCTTCCTCCTCGGGGACTGCGATGCCCGCGGAAGCCTGCCGCGGGCGATGCGCAAGCGTTCCTCCGCTCCCATCATCGCCATGAGCGGCCAGAAGATGCTCAAGAACACGCTGGAGCTGTTCGAATCGGGCGTCGACGACGTCGTGCACGTGCCGATCCACCTGCGCGAGATCCTGGCCCGAACGGCCGCGATCGCGCGCCGCCGGGTGGGCGAGCTGCCGAGGCCCTGCGAGAGCAGGATCCAGGTCTTCTTCAACGGCCGTGACCCCGAGATCGCGGGCCACGCCCTCACCCTGCCCCGCCGCGAACTGCGCATTCTCGAATATATGGTCAGCAATCACGGCAAGTGGATCACCAAGACGCAGATCTTCAACGCGGTCTACGGCATCTTCGAGTCCACCTTCGACGAGAGCGTGATCGAGAGTCACGTCAGCAAGCTGCGCAAGAAGCTCCGCGACCGCCTCGGCTTCGACGCGATCGTGGCCCGGCGTTACGTCGGATACCGCCTCGACATCCCCGCCGGCGAGACCCTCGACGTGCCGATGCAGGAGCTCGACGAGGTCGGCATCATCCTCAACAGGGCGCATGCCGTCCCGGCGGCCTACCCGGCCGGAAACTGA
- a CDS encoding transglycosylase SLT domain-containing protein: MTRTWGRIFVAALFICNAGAAAAATDGAGPCEREMARAAQQHGIPLGILYAVGLTETGRRGALHPYALGADGQTVFAKDMDDAIANFQAMRGKGIKLIDLGCMQINHYYHGDKFVSVRAMFDPAKNVEYAARFLKELKQREGSWTMAVARYNAGPNNQPAQKRYVCHIVAHLVSSGFGAWTDKARSFCQPKTT, from the coding sequence ATGACCAGGACGTGGGGCCGCATCTTCGTCGCGGCCCTGTTTATCTGTAACGCCGGCGCCGCGGCCGCGGCCACCGACGGCGCGGGCCCCTGCGAGCGCGAGATGGCGCGCGCTGCCCAGCAGCACGGGATTCCGCTCGGCATTCTCTATGCGGTCGGTCTCACCGAGACCGGGCGTCGCGGCGCGTTGCATCCTTACGCCCTCGGCGCCGACGGCCAGACCGTGTTCGCCAAGGACATGGACGATGCGATCGCAAATTTCCAGGCCATGCGCGGCAAGGGCATCAAGCTGATCGACCTCGGCTGCATGCAGATCAATCATTACTATCACGGCGACAAGTTCGTTTCGGTGCGCGCCATGTTCGATCCCGCGAAGAACGTCGAATATGCCGCGCGCTTCCTGAAAGAGCTGAAGCAGCGCGAGGGCAGCTGGACCATGGCAGTGGCCCGCTACAATGCCGGCCCCAACAACCAGCCGGCGCAGAAGCGCTATGTCTGTCACATCGTGGCTCACCTCGTGTCGAGCGGCTTCGGCGCCTGGACCGACAAGGCGCGCTCTTTCTGTCAGCCGAAAACGACATGA
- a CDS encoding rod-binding protein, producing MIVTATPDLVLDVLDAGDPVTQRAAAAKLDALKSSDADFAATMEAEAGKAAAAAEQPATKVSEAPSDALNGAPVRMIKAPASVEAYRKFEAFILQTFVETMLPKESEQIFGKGTAGGVWKSMLAEQLGSQLAKGNGIGIAKQLAAANAAAPNGAGKAG from the coding sequence ATGATCGTGACCGCGACACCCGACCTCGTTCTCGACGTCCTCGATGCCGGCGATCCCGTGACGCAGCGCGCGGCGGCCGCGAAACTCGACGCGCTGAAATCCTCCGACGCGGATTTCGCCGCCACCATGGAGGCCGAGGCCGGCAAGGCGGCGGCGGCCGCCGAGCAGCCGGCGACGAAGGTTTCCGAGGCGCCGTCGGATGCGTTGAACGGGGCGCCGGTGCGGATGATCAAGGCGCCGGCATCCGTCGAGGCTTACCGGAAGTTCGAGGCATTCATCCTCCAGACCTTCGTCGAGACGATGTTGCCGAAGGAATCCGAGCAGATCTTTGGCAAGGGCACGGCCGGCGGCGTCTGGAAGTCAATGCTGGCGGAGCAGCTTGGCAGCCAGCTGGCAAAGGGCAACGGCATTGGCATCGCCAAGCAGCTGGCCGCCGCGAATGCGGCGGCGCCGAACGGTGCCGGCAAGGCCGGATGA
- the fliR gene encoding flagellar biosynthesis protein FliR, which translates to MISGLADSVLVTFIVFCRIGACLMLVPGFSSVNVPAQVRLFVALVTTFALTPILIAVLKPLTDNAAPLTLALLICSELVVGSVIGLGGRVFFLALQTMATVMASAIGLSNIPGTPVADSDPAPALVPLIMVSVTTLFFMTDQHWQVLRGLMNSYDVWRPGDRLGGGMALELLVGRLSEAFVLTLRIASPFIVYSVIVNLAVSLINKLTPAIPVYFVSVPFVLFGGFLLLYLTSDELLTQFMLGLSSWLAE; encoded by the coding sequence GTGATCAGCGGCCTTGCCGACAGCGTTCTGGTGACGTTCATCGTGTTCTGCCGCATCGGCGCCTGCCTGATGCTGGTGCCCGGTTTTTCCAGCGTCAACGTTCCGGCTCAGGTCCGCCTGTTCGTGGCGCTTGTCACCACGTTCGCGCTGACGCCGATCCTGATCGCGGTGCTGAAACCTCTCACCGACAACGCCGCGCCGCTGACGCTGGCGCTCCTGATCTGCTCCGAGCTCGTGGTCGGCAGCGTCATCGGGCTCGGCGGACGGGTGTTCTTCCTCGCGCTTCAGACCATGGCGACCGTGATGGCGAGTGCGATCGGGCTCAGCAACATTCCGGGGACGCCGGTCGCCGACAGCGATCCGGCGCCCGCGCTGGTGCCGCTGATCATGGTGTCGGTCACCACGCTCTTCTTCATGACCGACCAGCATTGGCAGGTCCTGCGCGGGCTGATGAATTCGTACGACGTCTGGCGTCCCGGCGACAGGCTCGGCGGCGGCATGGCGCTCGAGCTGCTCGTCGGCCGCCTGTCGGAAGCGTTCGTGCTGACGCTGCGGATCGCGAGCCCCTTCATCGTCTATTCGGTGATCGTCAATCTGGCGGTCAGCCTGATCAACAAGCTGACGCCGGCGATCCCGGTCTATTTCGTCTCGGTGCCTTTCGTGCTGTTTGGCGGCTTCCTGCTGCTCTACCTCACGAGCGACGAGCTGCTGACGCAATTCATGCTCGGCCTCTCGTCCTGGCTGGCGGAGTGA
- the flbT gene encoding flagellar biosynthesis repressor FlbT, with protein sequence MKISLRAGERIYINGAVLRVDRKVSVELVNDVMFLLEGQVMQASDATTALRQLYFIVQLMLMNPTDIRDAAALYGQHHAALCAVCESREMLDGLGVVDELVGATRYFEALKRIRALFPVEQAILAGAITESPFQAA encoded by the coding sequence ATGAAGATCTCCTTGCGCGCGGGCGAACGGATCTACATCAACGGCGCGGTGCTGCGCGTGGACCGCAAGGTCTCCGTCGAGCTCGTCAACGACGTGATGTTCCTGCTCGAAGGGCAGGTCATGCAGGCCTCCGACGCCACCACGGCGCTGCGGCAGCTCTACTTCATCGTCCAGCTCATGCTGATGAACCCGACCGATATCCGCGACGCCGCGGCGCTCTATGGACAGCATCATGCGGCCCTGTGCGCCGTGTGCGAGAGCCGCGAGATGCTGGACGGACTGGGCGTGGTCGACGAGCTGGTCGGGGCGACCCGCTACTTCGAGGCACTCAAGCGGATCCGGGCCCTGTTCCCGGTGGAGCAGGCCATCCTGGCCGGCGCCATCACCGAGTCCCCATTCCAGGCTGCCTGA
- a CDS encoding flagellar hook-associated family protein, giving the protein MMSANYISTLMLSSSLRSSITNNQSALTKASKEATTGRFADVGLELGTGAGRDVALRADFNFADQLVDTNELVAGRLDVTQNRITQLGKTASEFLKNLIAARDAESGAEIIMPSASANLQDVIGALNVSYNGSYLFGGINTQTVPITNYTAGSASKNQVDADFLATFGFSQSAPGVSTITPAQMQNFLDNAFDAEFASPAWNTNWSSATDQTLSSRISTTEVVDSSVSANQPGFRKLAEAYTMLTDLGTTSLSKDTFQVVVDKAIGLVSGAINDLAVLGGTVGSIQQRVTGATEKLKIQKDILNDQIVKLEAVDPTEASVRVNTLQTQIKTALALTSQLQQISLINYL; this is encoded by the coding sequence ATGATGAGCGCGAACTACATCTCGACCCTGATGCTGTCTTCGTCGCTGAGGTCGTCGATCACGAACAACCAGAGCGCGCTGACCAAGGCCTCGAAGGAGGCGACCACCGGCCGTTTTGCCGATGTCGGCCTCGAGCTCGGCACGGGGGCGGGCCGCGACGTGGCGCTGCGGGCCGATTTCAACTTCGCCGATCAGCTCGTCGACACCAACGAGCTGGTTGCGGGGCGGCTCGACGTCACCCAGAACCGCATCACGCAGCTCGGCAAGACCGCGTCGGAATTCCTCAAGAACCTGATCGCGGCCCGCGACGCCGAGAGCGGCGCGGAGATCATCATGCCGAGCGCGTCCGCGAACCTCCAGGACGTCATTGGCGCGCTCAACGTTTCCTACAACGGGTCGTATCTGTTCGGTGGAATCAATACACAGACCGTGCCCATCACGAACTACACGGCCGGCTCGGCCAGCAAGAACCAGGTCGATGCGGACTTCCTGGCGACGTTCGGCTTCTCGCAGTCTGCCCCCGGCGTGAGCACGATCACGCCGGCGCAGATGCAGAATTTCCTCGACAACGCCTTTGACGCCGAGTTCGCGAGCCCGGCCTGGAATACCAACTGGTCGTCGGCCACGGACCAGACGCTGTCGAGCCGCATCTCCACGACCGAGGTCGTCGACAGCTCGGTCAGTGCCAACCAGCCCGGCTTCCGCAAGCTGGCCGAGGCCTACACCATGCTGACCGATCTCGGCACCACGAGCCTGAGCAAGGACACGTTCCAGGTCGTCGTCGACAAGGCGATCGGCTTGGTCAGCGGCGCGATCAACGATCTCGCCGTGCTCGGCGGCACCGTCGGCTCGATCCAGCAACGGGTCACCGGCGCGACCGAGAAGCTGAAGATCCAGAAGGACATCCTCAACGACCAGATCGTCAAGCTGGAGGCGGTCGACCCGACCGAGGCTTCGGTCCGCGTCAACACCCTGCAGACCCAGATCAAGACGGCGCTGGCGCTGACCTCGCAGCTCCAGCAGATCAGCCTCATCAACTATCTCTAG
- a CDS encoding flagellar biosynthesis protein FlgN translates to MQARDSAAAMVIEQQVADTGVTTTEAAAGDALLPVLLPVVSDEAVADGADAARSDEVRGLLAAIRRLESIVEEETVALATRQKIDFDDFSARKSRSMLEFVRLMRARMHLGGDVEVTEEIQRLREKLERNRSILEMHYDAVREIASVIVKAIKEAESDGTYTGRAAQDGT, encoded by the coding sequence ATGCAGGCACGAGACAGCGCGGCGGCCATGGTGATCGAACAGCAGGTCGCGGACACCGGGGTGACGACGACGGAGGCAGCGGCAGGCGATGCGCTGCTGCCTGTGCTGCTGCCGGTCGTGAGCGACGAGGCCGTGGCCGACGGCGCGGATGCGGCGAGATCGGATGAAGTGCGCGGCCTGCTGGCGGCAATCCGCCGGCTCGAGAGCATCGTCGAGGAGGAGACGGTCGCGCTCGCGACGCGCCAGAAGATCGATTTCGACGATTTCAGCGCGCGGAAGAGCCGCAGCATGCTCGAATTCGTCCGCCTGATGCGGGCGCGGATGCATCTCGGAGGCGACGTCGAGGTCACCGAGGAAATCCAGCGGCTGCGCGAGAAGCTCGAGCGGAATCGCTCGATCCTCGAAATGCACTATGACGCGGTGCGCGAGATCGCGAGCGTCATCGTCAAGGCGATCAAGGAAGCCGAGTCCGACGGCACCTATACCGGTCGCGCAGCGCAGGACGGAACATGA
- a CDS encoding flagellar hook protein FlgE, with amino-acid sequence MSLYGVMRTGVSGMSAQSNKLSTVSDNIANVNTTGYKRASTEFSSLILKSGSGNYDSGAVETTVRYAISDAGHTQFTTSSTDLAVQGNGFFVVSNANNTQQFLTRAGSFVPDAQGNLVNAAGYYLLGQPGKVTNFSQNSLAGMQIVNIAQVSQVPVPSTAGTLTTGNLDPKAAVIAGPPGPASYSSKSSIVAYNNIGQAVTLDVYMSHTATAAGSDTWQIQVYDSATGTSLGAATTFTFDTTAAGKGALAAASPTGLTVTVPGGAALTMDLSNMTQVGTDFSFKATVNGSVPSAIDKIDVDENGYVTAVLKNGQQTTLYTIMLADVASPDNLTPEPGNVYSTNMNSGNAQAGNAGTGGLGTVQSGALEDSNVDLADELTGMIEAQRGFTANSKSFQTGADLLDVVVNLKR; translated from the coding sequence ATGAGCCTGTATGGTGTTATGCGCACCGGCGTTTCCGGCATGAGCGCGCAGTCCAACAAGCTGTCGACGGTTTCGGACAACATCGCCAACGTCAACACCACAGGTTACAAGCGGGCTTCGACCGAATTCTCCTCGCTGATCCTGAAGAGCGGCTCCGGCAATTACGACTCCGGCGCTGTCGAAACCACCGTCCGTTACGCCATCAGCGACGCCGGGCATACGCAGTTCACGACGTCGTCCACGGACCTTGCCGTGCAAGGCAACGGCTTCTTCGTCGTCTCGAACGCCAACAACACGCAGCAATTCCTGACGCGCGCCGGCTCGTTCGTCCCGGACGCTCAGGGCAACCTCGTCAACGCGGCCGGCTACTACCTTCTGGGGCAGCCCGGTAAAGTGACCAATTTCTCGCAGAACAGCCTGGCTGGAATGCAGATCGTCAACATCGCCCAGGTCTCGCAGGTGCCGGTGCCGTCGACGGCGGGCACCCTGACGACCGGCAATCTCGATCCGAAGGCGGCCGTCATCGCCGGTCCGCCCGGTCCGGCGTCCTATTCGTCGAAGAGCTCGATCGTCGCCTACAACAATATCGGGCAGGCCGTTACGCTCGACGTCTATATGTCCCACACCGCGACGGCGGCCGGCTCCGACACCTGGCAGATTCAGGTCTACGACTCCGCAACGGGCACCTCGCTCGGCGCCGCCACCACGTTCACCTTCGACACCACCGCGGCCGGAAAGGGCGCGCTGGCAGCCGCGAGCCCGACGGGTCTCACCGTGACCGTCCCGGGCGGCGCCGCGCTGACCATGGATCTGTCGAACATGACGCAGGTGGGCACCGACTTCAGCTTCAAGGCAACCGTCAACGGCAGCGTTCCCTCGGCGATCGACAAGATCGATGTCGACGAGAACGGATACGTCACAGCCGTGCTCAAGAACGGGCAGCAGACGACGCTCTACACCATCATGCTCGCCGACGTCGCGAGCCCCGACAATCTGACGCCCGAGCCGGGCAACGTCTATTCAACCAACATGAACTCGGGCAATGCGCAGGCCGGGAATGCCGGCACCGGCGGGCTCGGCACGGTTCAGTCCGGCGCGCTGGAGGACTCCAACGTCGATCTCGCGGACGAGCTCACCGGGATGATCGAGGCCCAACGCGGATTCACCGCCAACTCGAAATCGTTCCAGACGGGCGCCGACCTGCTCGACGTCGTCGTCAACCTGAAGCGCTGA
- the flaF gene encoding flagellar biosynthesis regulator FlaF, whose protein sequence is MTFEAYESVVDESGYEARGRERQALSLGIDRLERLQRGVFRLEDLVESLLYVRRLWTIFIEDLSHPENGLPDKLRADIISIGLWVVKEADRLREERSNDVMQLIEINRLIRDAL, encoded by the coding sequence ATGACGTTTGAAGCCTATGAATCGGTCGTCGACGAGAGCGGTTACGAGGCGCGGGGCCGCGAGCGGCAGGCGCTCAGCCTCGGCATCGACCGGCTCGAGCGGCTTCAGAGAGGCGTGTTCCGCCTCGAGGATCTGGTCGAGAGCCTGCTCTATGTGCGGCGGTTGTGGACGATCTTCATCGAGGATCTCTCGCATCCGGAAAACGGGCTCCCCGACAAGCTGCGCGCCGACATCATCTCGATCGGCCTGTGGGTCGTCAAGGAAGCCGATCGCCTTCGCGAGGAGAGGTCGAACGACGTGATGCAGCTCATCGAAATCAACCGCCTGATCCGAGACGCTCTTTGA
- a CDS encoding flagellar hook-length control protein FliK, translating to MTKLSGTSEQIFSGLAESLNIRGTSRSAKSAGAKSQGASSFNDLLHTVSNLAKQALTDEGSDTTAKAGTLRTHLAHPAGKDKSKDETDDRTEAIDVIGAGDQTTDKSSETQGPVGHDPKPDVSNRPTVAAIMGQDLIAASAVKPTMPSQSGDKKDAREERSSGARREVPAAGMAKASTADSAPSAAVPTGARAQGGASQAAAVQQGSDASAKAMPATSGFEAVTANVERVAKASTRDALPETTKVTVVQQETHLPPAQFNAPQQVANAVVAELKDSAGPAASAAPDLSASQTNAPDQPLKILTINLEPPALGNVTVRLRLVGTEVSVHLAAARKDTSQMLDQQRDQIRDLMQSAGYVADVAPVQHGSLDGFQSGSGQSQPQLSGQQQPSSQSQGTFGGAGTSSGQSDGGAKQARQERQPSQETRHDQDVGPHLRRGPVYL from the coding sequence ATGACCAAGCTCAGTGGAACCTCCGAACAAATTTTCTCGGGTCTCGCCGAGAGCCTCAACATTCGCGGGACGTCGCGGTCGGCGAAGAGCGCTGGGGCCAAATCGCAGGGCGCCTCGTCGTTCAACGATCTGCTCCACACCGTCTCGAACCTCGCCAAGCAGGCATTGACCGATGAGGGCAGCGACACGACCGCGAAGGCCGGAACGCTGCGCACGCATCTGGCCCACCCGGCGGGCAAGGACAAGTCGAAGGACGAGACGGACGATCGCACCGAGGCGATCGACGTGATTGGGGCCGGCGACCAGACGACCGACAAATCCTCGGAGACGCAAGGTCCGGTCGGCCATGACCCCAAGCCGGACGTCTCCAACCGCCCGACCGTTGCCGCGATCATGGGACAGGATCTCATTGCTGCATCGGCTGTAAAGCCGACAATGCCGTCGCAGTCGGGTGACAAGAAAGACGCGCGCGAGGAGCGCTCATCCGGCGCGAGGCGCGAAGTCCCGGCCGCTGGCATGGCGAAGGCAAGTACGGCGGATTCCGCGCCATCCGCTGCGGTTCCGACCGGCGCGCGTGCGCAAGGCGGGGCCTCGCAAGCCGCGGCCGTACAGCAAGGCAGCGACGCCTCCGCCAAAGCCATGCCCGCGACATCAGGCTTCGAGGCCGTCACGGCCAATGTCGAACGCGTCGCCAAGGCGTCGACGCGTGACGCATTGCCCGAGACGACCAAGGTCACCGTGGTCCAGCAGGAGACGCATCTGCCTCCGGCGCAGTTCAACGCCCCGCAACAGGTCGCCAATGCTGTCGTCGCCGAGCTGAAGGACTCCGCGGGCCCGGCGGCGTCTGCAGCGCCCGATCTCTCGGCATCCCAGACTAATGCGCCCGATCAGCCGCTCAAGATCCTGACCATCAATCTCGAGCCGCCCGCGCTCGGCAACGTCACCGTGCGCCTTCGCCTCGTCGGCACCGAAGTGTCCGTCCACCTTGCGGCCGCGCGCAAGGACACCAGCCAGATGCTGGATCAGCAGCGCGACCAGATCCGCGATCTCATGCAGTCGGCGGGCTATGTCGCCGACGTCGCGCCCGTGCAACACGGCTCGCTGGACGGATTCCAGAGCGGCTCCGGCCAGTCGCAGCCGCAGCTTTCGGGCCAGCAACAGCCCTCGTCGCAGTCGCAAGGAACGTTCGGCGGCGCAGGCACGTCGTCGGGGCAATCCGACGGCGGCGCGAAGCAGGCCCGCCAGGAGCGCCAGCCCAGCCAGGAGACGCGTCATGACCAGGACGTGGGGCCGCATCTTCGTCGCGGCCCTGTTTATCTGTAA
- the flgD gene encoding flagellar hook assembly protein FlgD, translated as MNVTSATDKSSSTGSPNPTASNSVDYNTFLQLLVAEMKNQDPTNPMDTSQYMSQFAQLSTVEQAMQTNSKLDALLSSQSLSQANGLIGKTVSFTDATGESFSGKVVSVSINADGSIATLENGTKVAVGPGLTISQS; from the coding sequence ATGAACGTCACCAGCGCGACCGACAAATCCAGTTCAACCGGCTCCCCCAATCCGACCGCGAGCAACAGCGTCGACTACAACACGTTCCTTCAGCTTCTCGTCGCCGAGATGAAGAACCAGGATCCGACCAATCCGATGGATACCTCGCAATATATGAGCCAGTTCGCGCAGCTCTCGACGGTCGAGCAGGCCATGCAGACCAATTCGAAGCTGGATGCGCTGCTGTCCTCGCAGTCGTTGTCGCAGGCCAACGGCCTGATCGGCAAGACCGTCAGCTTCACCGACGCCACCGGCGAGAGCTTCAGCGGCAAGGTCGTTTCGGTCTCCATCAACGCCGACGGCTCCATCGCGACCCTCGAGAACGGCACCAAGGTCGCGGTCGGGCCGGGGCTCACGATCAGCCAGTCATGA
- the flhA gene encoding flagellar biosynthesis protein FlhA: MADTLAASLPTPRRLGADAFFAGGIVAMLTILFLPIPPILIDLGLAFSIALSALILMVALWIQRPLDFSAFPTVLLIATILRLALNVATTRLILSRGGEGEQAAGHVVAGFSKFVMGGDFVIGLIIFAILVTVNFVVITKGATRIAEVGARFTLDAIPGKQMAIDADLSAGLIDDKEAQRRRRELEEESSFFGAMDGASKFVRGDAIAGLIITAINIFGGIIIGVTHHGLTLSRAADVYTKLSVGDGLVTQMPALIVSLSAGLLVSKGGTRGSAEQAVLRQLGGYPRAVSAASLMMFVLALMPGLPMSPFVLLGGVMAFVGYSLPKRQAARERKEDARKADERAQAEAKESVKDQLKTAEIELALGGHLSVHLLGSRTELAHRVAKIRKKFAKQYGFVIPEIKLSDNLSIDPKGYQIRIHDTRVAHGELRLGEVLVLVDKDGKPDVPGEEVVEPAFGMKALWVTEAFTDEVKRQGCKPVDNLSVLLTHLSEVLRANLAQLLSYKDMRALLDRLDPEYKRLVEDLCPSQISYSGLLAILKILLAERVSIRNLHLILEAIAEIAPHVRRSEQVAEHVRTRLAQQICGDLSDNGVLNVVRLGNRWDLAFHQSLKRDGKGDVVEFDADPRLIEQFATEASAAIRKFTENGTSVVLAVTPEARPYVRMILERVFPTLPILSHVEVARSAEIRALGAVS; the protein is encoded by the coding sequence ATGGCCGATACGTTAGCTGCTAGCCTGCCGACCCCACGACGATTGGGGGCCGACGCCTTCTTCGCCGGCGGCATCGTGGCCATGCTCACGATCCTGTTCCTGCCGATCCCGCCGATCCTGATCGATCTCGGTCTTGCGTTCTCGATCGCGCTGTCGGCGCTGATCCTGATGGTCGCGCTGTGGATCCAGCGGCCGCTCGACTTCTCGGCCTTCCCGACCGTGCTGCTGATCGCGACGATCCTGCGGCTGGCGCTGAACGTCGCAACTACCCGCCTGATCCTGTCGCGCGGCGGGGAGGGCGAGCAGGCTGCCGGCCACGTCGTCGCCGGCTTCTCCAAGTTCGTCATGGGTGGCGACTTCGTCATCGGCCTGATCATCTTCGCCATCCTGGTCACCGTGAACTTCGTCGTGATCACCAAGGGCGCGACGCGAATCGCCGAAGTCGGCGCCCGTTTCACCCTGGATGCCATCCCCGGCAAGCAGATGGCGATCGACGCGGACCTGTCCGCGGGCCTGATCGACGACAAGGAAGCCCAGCGCCGGCGTCGCGAGCTCGAAGAGGAAAGCTCCTTCTTCGGCGCGATGGACGGTGCCTCGAAATTCGTCCGCGGCGATGCCATCGCCGGCCTGATCATCACCGCGATCAACATCTTCGGCGGCATCATCATCGGCGTCACGCATCACGGTCTGACGCTGTCGCGCGCCGCCGACGTCTACACCAAACTCTCCGTGGGCGACGGTCTGGTCACGCAGATGCCGGCACTGATCGTGTCGCTGTCGGCGGGCCTTCTGGTCTCCAAGGGCGGCACCAGGGGATCGGCGGAGCAGGCCGTGCTGCGGCAGCTCGGCGGCTATCCCCGCGCGGTGTCGGCCGCTTCGCTGATGATGTTCGTGCTCGCCTTGATGCCGGGGTTGCCGATGAGCCCGTTCGTGCTGCTCGGCGGCGTCATGGCCTTCGTCGGCTATTCGCTGCCGAAGCGACAAGCCGCGCGGGAGCGGAAGGAGGATGCGCGCAAGGCCGACGAGCGCGCTCAGGCGGAGGCCAAGGAATCCGTCAAGGACCAGCTCAAGACCGCCGAGATCGAGCTGGCGCTCGGCGGCCATCTTTCGGTCCATCTGCTGGGCTCGCGCACCGAGCTCGCCCACCGCGTCGCCAAGATCCGCAAGAAGTTCGCCAAGCAGTACGGCTTCGTCATTCCCGAGATCAAGCTCAGCGACAATCTGTCGATCGATCCCAAGGGTTACCAGATCCGGATCCACGACACCCGCGTTGCCCATGGCGAGCTCAGGCTCGGCGAGGTGCTGGTGCTGGTCGACAAGGACGGCAAGCCCGACGTGCCCGGCGAAGAGGTGGTCGAACCCGCCTTCGGCATGAAGGCGCTGTGGGTGACGGAAGCCTTCACGGACGAAGTCAAGCGTCAGGGCTGCAAGCCGGTCGACAATCTGTCGGTGCTGCTCACGCATTTGAGCGAAGTGCTCAGGGCGAACCTCGCCCAGCTCTTGTCCTACAAGGACATGCGCGCGCTGCTCGACCGTCTCGATCCCGAATACAAGCGCCTCGTCGAGGATCTCTGCCCGTCGCAGATCTCCTATTCGGGCCTGCTGGCGATCCTGAAGATCCTGCTGGCCGAGCGCGTGTCCATCCGCAACCTTCACCTCATCCTCGAGGCGATCGCCGAGATCGCACCTCACGTGCGGCGCTCCGAGCAGGTCGCCGAGCACGTGCGGACCCGGCTGGCGCAGCAGATCTGCGGCGACCTCTCCGACAACGGCGTGCTCAACGTCGTCAGGCTGGGCAACCGCTGGGACCTGGCGTTCCACCAGAGCCTGAAGCGCGACGGCAAGGGCGACGTCGTCGAGTTCGACGCCGATCCGCGCCTGATCGAGCAGTTCGCGACCGAAGCCAGCGCCGCGATCCGCAAGTTCACCGAGAACGGCACCAGCGTGGTGCTCGCGGTGACACCTGAAGCACGGCCCTATGTCCGGATGATCCTGGAGCGGGTGTTCCCGACTTTGCCGATCTTGTCGCATGTCGAAGTCGCGCGCAGCGCCGAGATCAGGGCGCTCGGAGCCGTGTCGTGA